A DNA window from Branchiostoma lanceolatum isolate klBraLanc5 chromosome 17, klBraLanc5.hap2, whole genome shotgun sequence contains the following coding sequences:
- the LOC136422728 gene encoding uncharacterized protein: MPKARAPTFCLEFHHIRELYYVNVKWNSYSNPRVRKVKTTNMDPEREDFDPENIIAYNFQPRRQPPAPGPSGEGGSDDDPATPPSEPELLEAHSVEYWDGEDVETEEWRLDDFIWCRCTNCRQMTTVRECVCCHDLSEAEAKGVGQWDGIQCLIDHEDFSAVVLNRAVLDAALNFRVDIQRQPQYQHRTYRMQAYRQCTSFLHQRLGKKIRRVLPSCAVWAIREAYPEPSEEYRGFRDADDDEVYDYVYDV; encoded by the coding sequence ATGCCCAAAGCCCGGGCGCCGACATTTTGCCTCGAATTTCACCACATCCGGGAACTCTACTACGTCAACGTGAAATGGAACTCATATTCGAATCCGCGCGTtcgcaaagtgaaaacaacaaacatggACCCAGAAAGAGAAGATTTTGATCCGGAGAACATAATTGCGTACAATTTCCAACCAAGACGCCAGCCCCCGGCGCCAGGAccgagtggggaggggggcagtgacgACGACCCGGCCACCCCACCATCGGAACCTGAGCTTTTGGAAGCTCACAGTGTTGAGTACTGGGACGGAGAAGACGTCGAGACGGAGGAGTGGCGTTTGGATGATTTTATTTGGTGCAGGTGCACAAACTGCCGACAGATGACGACCGTACGTGAGTGCGTATGCTGCCACGATTTGTCCGAAGCCGAGGCCAAAGGTGTTGGCCAGTGGGACGGGATTCAGTGCCTGATAGATCACGAGGACTTCAGCGCCGTCGTCCTCAACAGAGCCGTGCTCGACGCTGCGCTCAACTTCCGTGTTGATATCCAGAGGCAGCCGCAGTACCAGCATCGCACCTACCGCATGCAGGCCTACCGCCAGTGCACGTCGTTCCTGCACCAGCGGCTAGGAAAGAAAATAAGGAGAGTCCTTCCGTCGTGCGCGGTCTGGGCCATCAGGGAGGCGTACCCCGAGCCTAGCGAGGAGTACAGGGGATTCCGCGATGCTGACGACGATGAAGTCTATGACTATGTCTACGATGTTTGA
- the LOC136422726 gene encoding uncharacterized protein has product MPSCVVCPNNNVNTKGRHISFHRFPSDNSQLHKWLIAVRCYLREPWSLEKIQGSLFSKNPAFLCSQHFDANNCADNPKARFVPYKVPAKVLSDAAVPTLFGGNTSPRESSERQRDKRERKELLKKLLDSDVTPTSSLSVNSGTVTPTSSGTVTPTSSGTVHVTPTSSGTVTSTSSGTVTPTSSGTVTPTSSGTVTPTSSGTVTPTSSGTVTSTSSGTVTPTSPTDSYDVEVAQGCALMFHTYSKPPSAEPDKFVDASTQTELTSAMIESLLSSTSCSTPKENTCSTPKANTCDLSFATMSPVSSVSDKNDSTFHPSDFESDLDNMDSDSEGEDEEGNNSKYFIVHKDKILERFQTCECGHPLAIWRLSSTGSMLTIKYECSDCFKRGTWYSQPRIGSMAEGNLLIPAAILFAGGTYRKYADICDTLKLKNFSESHYNDVQRTFLLPAVNDYYLNEEQLILRRFQTTPEDDVQVTLLGDGRCDSPGYCAKYCSYTLMEEETQLILNFSLVQVTETGTSQSMERHGFEKSMEFIRESGIEVECVATDRHRGIGASLKQPNNRNINHQYDVFHMAKSIEKKLSAYAKRKAYKDLGPWIKFIKNHLWWCSSTCKGDDVLLQEKWLSVIDHVANHHEFGDNQLFRKCAHPPLTADERENITWLRPGSPPHRALREVVSNKTLLRDMAHLTGFKHTGPLEVFHNMILKYVPKRQHFPNLSMRSRLQLAVLDHNNNVFREQAMTRQGDPRWSVVYPKRTSLWVARRLFEPKRYEFRQVLMQDVVGRKESGVWKCGEKVLPDPHLPSNIAPVERGDKQVVIDAYLTRYRPR; this is encoded by the exons atgCCGTCCTGTGTGGTTTGTCCCAACAATAACGTGAACACCAAGGGCAGACACATAAGTTTTCATCGATTTCCCTCGGACAACAGTCAGCTCCACAAGTGGTTGATCGCGGTACGATGCTATTTGCGAGAGCCATGGTCCTTGGAAAAGATTCAAGGAAGTCTCTTTTCAAAAAACCCTGCATTTCTTTGTTCTCAGCATTTTGATGCCAATAATTGTGCTGATAATCCCAAGGCCCGGTTTGTTCCTTACAAAGTCCCAGCGAAAGTGTTGTCCGACGCTGCCGTCCCCACCCTGTTTGGGGGAAACACATCACCTCGCGAATCGTCGGAGAGGCAGCGAGACAAAAGGGAACGGAAAGAG CTTCTTAAGAAGTTACTTGACAGCGATGTCACACCTACGTCATCGCTGTCAGTCaactcaggcactgtcacaccTACGTCATCAGGCACTGTCACACCTACGTCATCAGGCACTGTACATGTCACGCCTACGTCATCAGGCACTGTCACATCTACGTCATCAGGCACTGTCACGCCTACGTCATCAGGCACTGTCACGCCTACGTCATCAGGCACTGTCACGCCTACGTCATCAGGCACTGTCACGCCTACGTCATCAGGCACTGTCACATCTACGTCATCAGGCACTGTCACGCCTACGTCACCAACTGACAGTTATGATGTAGAAGTAGCACAAGGGTGTGCACTTATGTTTCATACATACTCCAAGCCTCCAAGTGCAGAACCCGACAAGTTTGTTGATGCTTCCACACAAACTGAGCTCACCAGTGCCATGATAGAGTCCCTACTTTCCTCAACTTCATGTTCAACTCCTAAAGAGAATACATGTTCAACTCCTAAAGCCAATACGTGTGACTTGTCGTTTGCAACAATGTCTCCAGTATCCAGCGTCTCAGACAAGAACGACTCCACATTCCATCCATCAGACTTTGAATCCGATTTGGACAATATGGATAGTGACTCAGAGGGTGAAGATGAAGAAGGAAATAACTCAAAATACTTCATTGTGCACAAAGACAAGATTCTTGAAAGGTTTCAGACTTGTGAGTGTGGCCATCCACTTGCAATCTGGAGACTGTCATCAACTGGCTCCATGCTAACAATCAAATATGAATGTTCAGACTGTTTCAAGCGAGGAACCTGGTACTCTCAACCAAGAATTGGGAGTATGGCTGAAGGTAACCTTCTTATTCCAGCTGCTATTCTCTTTGCTGGGGGTACCTATAGAAAGTATGCAGATATCTGTGACACTCTGAAGCTCAAAAATTTTTCAGAATCCCACTACAATGATGTGCAAAGAACATTCCTCCTACCTGCGGTCAACGATTACTACCTTAACGAAGAACAGCTCATCCTGAGACGCTTCCAAACAACCCCAGAAGATGATGTACAAGTGACCTTGTTAGGAGATGGGAGGTGTGATTCCCCAGGGTACTGTGCAAAGTACTGTAGTTACACACTGATGGAAGAGGAAACCCAACTCATCTTGAACTTCAGTCTTGTTCAAGTAACTGAAACCGGAACATCTCAGTCAATGGAGAGACATGGCTTTGAGAAATCAATGGAGTTCATTAGAGAGAGCGGCATTGAGGTTGAGTGTGTGGCCACCGACCGTCACAGGGGGATTGGTGCGTCATTAAAGCAACCCAACAACAGGAACATCAATCATCAATATGATGTATTTCATATGGCGAAGTCAATTGAGAAAAAGCTGTCGGCATATGCTAAGAGGAAGGCGTATAAAGATCTCGGCCCATGGATCAAGTTCATCAAGAACCACCTTTGGTGGTGTTCCAGTACCTGTAAAGGAGATGATGTG CTCCTCCAGGAGAAGTGGCTCTCTGTGATCGACCATGTTGCTAACCACCACGAATTTGGAGACAATCAGCTGTTCAGAAAGTGTGCTCACCCACCTCTCACCGCTGACGAAAGAGAAAACATCACTTGGCTGAGACCTGGAAGTCCCCCACATCGTGCCCTGCGTGAGGTAGTGTCTAATAAGACACTTCTCAGAGACATGGCACATCTGACAGGTTTCAAGCACACAG GTCCATTGGAGGTGTTTCATAATATGATTCTGAAATACGTCCCGAAGCGTCAACATTTCCCCAACTTGTCAATGCGAAGCCGTCTGCAGCTTGCAGTGCTGGACCACAACAACAACGTGTTCCGCGAGCAAGCAATGACAAGACAAG GTGACCCTAGATGGTCTGTTGTCTACCCCAAGAGAACTAGCCTATGGGTGGCTCGGAGGCTTTTCGAACCTAAGCGATATGAGTTCAGACAGGTATTGATGCAGGATGTAGTAGGCAGGAAGGAAAGTGGGGTGTGGAAGTGTGGGGAAAAGGTCCTCCCTGATCCCCACCTTCCATCAAACATCGCTCCTGTGGAGCGTGGAGACAAGCAGGTGGTGATCGATGCCTATCTGACAAGATATCGACCTCGCTGA
- the LOC136422588 gene encoding UDP-sugar transporter protein SLC35A5-like, whose protein sequence is MKGFLAQLRPQRDTVTTVLLGAWFITLGVLKILLMKFSENDNGGYDYLPVTVNVCAELLKLLVCGTIAIWVKYTEEGSFKDKFRITRHDMLGLLRWSVPGLLYFMDNLLQFYIITFFHPAMAVLLSNFVIITTSLLFRLVLKRVLTSIQWASLAVLFLAIVSLSSQSHHVGPESSTVQKPHAIDHVVVASLNHHDQICMAGQTLINNETHTDHGLTSNLPFSLNMGHIFVIVQCFIASSANIYNEKIFKEGNGMQESIFVQNCKLYMFGVLFNAITPLIIPSYRRRLFECGFFYGHNSYSVALLFDVTLFGLTVSIILKFRDNMFHVLGAQVTTVIVITSSIYLFHFVPTLQFFLTAPIVLLAVFIYNAARVKNTKPKHGTSLVRSHDQEERSRPEGMELLPRQRHNSASKTSDEETEEEL, encoded by the exons ATGAAGGGTTTCCTGGCACAACTCCGACCGCAGCGTGATACGGTCACTACCGTTCTGCTAGGAGCGTGGTTCATTACGCTTGGAGTGCTGAAGATTCTACTCATGAAGTTCTCAGAGAATGACA ATGGAGGGTATGACTATTTGCCAGTGACTGTGAATGTGTGTGCAGAGCTGCTGAAGCTATTGGTATGTGGGACCATAGCAATATGGGTCAAGTACACAG AGGAAGGTTCGTTTAAGGACAAGTTTAGGATCACCAGACATGACATGTTGGGACTGCTGCGCTGGTCAGTACCAGGTCTGCTGTACTTCATGGACAACCTCCTACAGTTCTACATCATCACATTCTTCCATCCT gcAATGGCAGTTCTGCTATCCAACTTTGTCATCATCACCACATCTCTGCTTTTCCGACTAGTATTGAA GAGGGTTCTTACATCCATTCAGTGGGCATCCTTGGCTGTCCTGTTCCTGGCTATTGTGTCCCTGTCCAGTCAAAGTCACCATGTAGGCCCAGAGTCCAGCACCGTCCAGAAACCCCACGCTATCGACCACGTCGTCGTGGCGAGTCTAAACCACCACGACCAGATCTGCATGGCCGGACAGACCCTCATCAACAACGAAACGCACACCGACCACGGTCTCACCTCGAACTTGCCATTTTCGCTGAACATGGGCCACATTTTTGTGATAGTGCAATGTTTCATCGCCTCTTCTGCTAACATTTACAACGAGAAAATCTTCAAGGAGGGAAACGGCATGCAAGAAAGCATTTTCGTCCAGAACtgcaaactgtacatgtttggTGTTCTATTTAACGCCATCACCCCCCTGATTATACCAAGTTACAGGAGGAGGCTATTTGAATGTGGCTTCTTCTATGGGCACAATAGTTACTCTGTCGCGCTACTCTTTGACGTCACATTATTCGGACTCACGGTGTCcatcattttgaaattcagGGATAACATGTTTCACGTGTTGGGCGCACAGGTCACAACGGTGATCGTAATCACGTCGTCCATTTACCTCTTCCATTTCGTACCGACACTGCAGTTCTTCCTGACTGCGCCAATTGTCCTCCTGGCGGTTTTCATCTACAATGCAGCCAGGGTGAAAAATACGAAACCGAAGCACGGCACCTCGTTGGTAAGAAGTCATGATCAGGAAGAGAGGAGCAGGCCAGAAGGAATGGAGCTTCTCCCCAGACAGCGGCACAACAGTGCCAGCAAAACTTCAGAtgaagaaacagaagaagaactcTGA
- the LOC136422589 gene encoding dynein regulatory complex protein 9-like, with product MDPDSMGLSTPADVLQVATVLEDCVDQLVVLGKIMPVSYEGRPDADEIVGDEIGRIVDSQRQLEQQFSQLMTARQDTKFSGAIGKTNRLMQLDQDITAVSGGLKGSNQFFSRSLKQSPLTSDNLEKIQADRAFVESVMVEAQSELAVSGTFLSLLQSVLSEREKKANLQQTILREEEGRKRIKQLQRLKLEVRKEKEVEIQNRNEMIAHLKDQLQEMKAKTNMEGKYVKKNTEVQVFQTQKHCSMSEQALREELEALKVKIDEEVRVNGEIESFLKTHQRELEEKVEYWMEKYDKDVDAKQHELDVLKASKAQDLARLQELTKLYGEYEQVVVEDRIEKEKARRKAEQEAIELQCATKLQAWWRGVMVRKGLGPYKKGKKGKKGKKKSGKKGKKKKK from the exons ATGGACCCGGACTCCATGGGTCTGTCCACGCCTGCGGACGTGCTGCAGGTGGCCACAGTACTGGAGGACTGTGTGGACCAGCTGGTCGTGCTGGGGAAAATCATGCCTGTGTCGTACGAAGGGAGACCTGATGCTGACGAG ATCGTTGGTGATGAAATCGGCAGGATTGTGGACAGCCAGCGCCAGTTGGAGCAGCAGTTCTCCCAGCTGATGACGGCTCGGCAGGACACAAAATTCTCCGGCGCGATCGGCAAGACAAACCGCTTGATGCAGCTGGACCAGGACATCACAGCCGTATCAGGTGGTCTGAAGGGAAGCAACCAGTTCTTCAGCCGCAGTCTCAAGCAGAGTCCGCTGACATCTGACAACCTGGAgaagattcaggcagacag GGCATTTGTAGAGTCAGTGATGGTGGAAGCGCAGTCGGAGCTAGCCGTATCAGGGACGTTCCTGTCCCTTCTACAATCGGTGCTGTCTGAGCGCGAGAAGAAGGCAAACCTACAACAGACCATCCTCCGTGAGGAGGAGGGGCGCAAGAGGATCAAACAGCTACAGAGGCTGAAACTGGAGGTCCGCAAGGAGAAGGAAGTGGAGATACAG AACCGGAATGAGATGATTGCACATCTAAAGGACCAGCTTCAGGAGATGAAGGCCAAGACCAACATGGAGGGCAAGTACGTCAAGAAGAACACTGAGGTTCAAGTCTTCCAGACACAGAAGCACTGCAGCATGTCCGAACAGGCCCTCCGAGAAGAACTTGAG GCGCTCAAGGTAAAGATCGATGAGGAAGTGAGAGTGAACGGAGAAATTGAATCTTTCCTCAAAACACATCAAAGG GAACTTGAGGAAAAGGTGGAGTATTGGATGGAGAAGTATGACAAAGATGTGGATGCGAAGCAGCATGAGCTGGATGTACTGAAGGCATCCAAGGCACAGGACCTAGCCAGGCTACAGGAGCTAACCAAACTC TATGGTGAATATGAGCAGGTTGTTGTTGAAGACAGGATTGAGAAAGAGAAGGCCAGGAGAAAGGCAGAGCAGGAGGCTATCGAGCTGCAGTGTGCCACCAAG CTCCAAGCCTGGTGGAGGGGAGTCATGGTTCGCAAGGGGCTCGGACCTTACAAGAAGGGCAAGAAAGGGAAGAAGGGCAAAAAGAAGTCTGGGAAGaagggaaagaagaagaagaagtga